A genomic window from Geotrypetes seraphini chromosome 18, aGeoSer1.1, whole genome shotgun sequence includes:
- the LOC117351854 gene encoding protocadherin gamma-B1-like, translating into MGVNHKKTSARTNVQVRAFFLFFCFCQAASEQIRYSIPEEMESGSLVGNIARDIGLNVRQLTVRNLRIASSDKRQYFVVDAELVLEKQLDREKQSTHRLILTASDGGHPVRTGTALVYVTVIDVNDNSPIFNQEIFKISLKENAPNDSLVVQVKASDADEDTNGQITYIFKNIPDSARQKFRLDPVSGELRVKGVLDYEEVKRYEMIIEAKDGGGLVDHCKVLIEIIDENDNAPEVTVMSISTPVPEDSPPGTVIALININDKDSGLNGEVSCHFHEDIPFKFLSSSNNYVKLLTERTLDREKVAEYNITVIAVDKGTPPTSTRKTIHVEISDINDNAPIFESISYMAYVLENNPPGASIYSVKASDLDLGQNAKINYCILNDNMADGLFSSYVAINSQTGIIYAQRSFDYEEFREFRVQVKAQDSGSPTLSNNVTLNVFVLDQNDNAPEILYPLLGSDGSVLFEMVPPSSEAGYLVTKVVAVDADSGHNAWLSYQLLQATEPALFNIALHNGEIRTSRIFTEKYSVKQRLVIVVTDNGQPPLSATVTLNIVFSENIQQVLPDLSNFSSESKIQPDLNFYLIIALALICSLFLLTGILIVVIKFRRSPFLCLSSDRYSKDGPTFPPGYSDGTLPYSYNAWLSSEPGMNEFGFLKVGGQNSTLTKVTTAESVGLLLADKEGSNVKNETRSLLQQEANCCSWFKISHLERQSNVNKTLYFKCENEREYLPFKLIGMLNILA; encoded by the exons ATGGGAGTAAATCACAAGAAGACCAGTGCGAGGACCAACGTGCAAGTAAGAGCTTTCTTCCTGTTCTTTTGTTTCTGCCAAGCCGCTTCTGAACAAATTCGTTATTCAATTCCCGAAGAAATGGAGAGCGGCTCCTTGGTAGGAAATATAGCGAGAGATATAGGACTGAATGTCAGGCAGCTCACAGTTCGTAATCTCCGCATTGCTTCTAGTGATAAAAGGCAATATTTTGTTGTAG ATGCAGAACTTGTTCTAGAAAAGCAATTAGATCGAGAAAAGCAAAGTACTCACCGCTTGATCCTAACGGCTTCTGATGGAGGACACCCTGTCCGAACCGGAACAGCTCTGGTTTACGTTACGGTTATCGATGTGAATGACAATTCTCCGATTTTCAATCAAGAAATCTTCAAAATTAGCCTAAAGGAAAACGCGCCAAATGATTCATTAGTAGTTCAGGTGAAAGCCAGTGATGCTGATGAAGATACAAATGGACAAATCACCTACATTTTCAAAAACATACCAGACAGTGCCCGACAGAAATTCCGTCTGGATCCTGTATCTGGTGAACTTAGAGTTAAAGGGGTTTTGGATTACGAAGAAGTAAAACGTTATGAGATGATTATTGAAGCCAAAGACGGTGGGGGGTTGGTTGACCACTGTAAGGTTCTAATAGAGATCATTGATGAGAATGACAATGCTCCAGAAGTGACCGTTATGTCTATCTCCACTCCGGTTCCAGAGGACTCTCCACCTGGTACAGTCATAGCACTGATTAATATCAACGACAAAGATTCTGGACTAAATGGAGAAGTCAGCTGCCATTTTCATGAGGATATTCCTTTTAAGTTTTTATCATCTTCTAATAATTACGTCAAACTCCTCACAGAAAGGACACTGGATAGAGAAAAAGTCGCCGAATATAATATTACTGTAATAGCCGTTGACAAGGGAACGCCCCCCACTTCTACCAGAAAAACAATTCATGTGGAAATATCGGATATAAATGATAATGCGCCTATTTTCGAAAGTATTTCCTATATGGCTTATGTTCTGGAGAACAATCCTCCGGGGGCTTCCATTTACAGTGTAAAAGCTTCCGATCTGGACTTGGGTCAAAACGCTAAAATCAACTACTGCATACTGAATGACAACATGGCGGATGGGCTCTTCTCTTCCTATGTAGCCATCAACTCACAGACTGGAATCATCTATGCTCAACGTTCATTCGATTATGAAGAGTTCAGGGAGTTTCGAGTGCAGGTGAAGGCCCAAGATAGTGGGTCTCCAACGCTTAGCAACAATGTCACTTTGAATGTGTTCGTTTTGGATCAGAATGATAATGCTCCTGAAATTCTATACCCTTTACTTGGATCTGATGGATCGGTCTTGTTCGAGATGGTTCCTCCCTCATCCGAAGCGGGCTATTTAGTAACTAAAGTGGTAGCTGTTGACGCTGATTCTGGCCACAATGCCTGGCTATCCTATCAATTGCTTCAGGCCACAGAACCAGCGCTCTTTAACATCGCTCTCCACAATGGAGAAATCAGGACATCTCGCATCTTTACGGAAAAATACTCGGTGAAGCAAAGGCTGGTTATTGTAGTGACAGATAATGGGCAACCACCTCTTTCAGCCACTGTGACACTCAACATAGTATTTTCAGAAAACATCCAGCAAGTTTTACCCGATTTAAGCAATTTCTCCAGCGAATCTAAAATTCAGcctgatttaaatttttatttaataataGCTTTAGCTTTGATCTGCTCATTATTCCTTTTGACTGGTATACTGATAGTGGTCATTAAATTTCGAAGATCACCTTTTCTTTGTTTAAGTTCTGATCGCTATTCCAAGGATGGGCCCACATTTCCACCAGGGTACAGTGATGGGACTTTGCCTTACTCCTATAATGCCTGGTTGTCCTCAGAGCCAGGAATGAACGAGTTTGGTTTCTTGAAAGTAGGTGGTCAAAATAGCACGCTGACTAAAGTTACTACTGCTGAGAGCGTTGGATTATTACTTGCAGACAAAGAAGGAAGTAACGTAAAGAATGAAACAAGAAGCCTTTTGCAG CAAGAGGCCAATTGCTGTTCTTGGTTTAAGATCTCACATCTTGAAAGACAGTCAAATGTGAACAAAACCCTATATTTTAAATGTGAAAATGAAAGAGAATATTTGCCCTTTAAATTAATTGGCATGCTAAATATCCTAGCATGA
- the LOC117351815 gene encoding protocadherin gamma-A4-like, with protein sequence MLERQRYRDSKWQVVVCFIITVECSAAFEPIRYLIPEEMERGSLVGNIAKDLGMNVADLMGRGARLIHNGKTQYFALDLKTGNVNINDKIDREDICGQVTECFITTELLFEDTMKMVLFEVQIQDINDNSPSFPSKEIILEISETAALGTRFPLKDAHDPDVGTNSLQSYQLGKNKHFSLDTKTGVNGVTSIELTLDKVLDREEQDVHHLILTATDGGDPVRSGTAQITIHVLDANDNAPLFTQSVYKVTVRENVPEDTAVVVINATDMDKGIHSEVTYLFWKISDKANRIFRLNSKSGEISVVGSLDFEESQFYEMEVQAKDGGGLSSRSKVLLQVTDVNDNPPEITVTSLSSSVSEDSPVGTIALFNVNDRDSGANGEVSCSIPKNLLFQLKKPFSNYYSLITSRELDREETSEYSITLKVTDKGAISLSATRSIQLLISDVNDNPPVFVQTSYNLYVAENNPPGLSLYSVLARDPDHDQNAKIIYTIEEDHIHELPVSQYISINSDDGVLYALRSFDYEQFRGFQIQVKAKDGGSPSLSSNTTVNIFILDQNDNKPLVLYPSFPMDDSTGIELAPRSSQPGYLVTKVVAVDADSGQNAWLSYELLRATESGLFTVGLHNGEIRTTRFFLDKDILKQTLIVSVKDNGQPPLSATATLTVVVTDNISETLSDLKSLTVPTEVESNLTLYLVIAIASISCLFFTFIIILLALKLRRWRNSKMIQSSSVNFAAVPSSHYVDVDGVRGFLQNYSRDLYMTTDSRKSQFEFHLGSSSYILDDKQTYEKKDFTADGSAINQFGDGQIVQYVDYRNVADNYLNRVIALLNMSRNMQLLVRSNGDGLAFFFYFHWYVECKMTKNA encoded by the exons ATGCTCGAGAGACAGAGATACCGTGACTCCAAATGGCAAGTCGTGGTGTGTTTTATAATCACTGTTGAATGCAGCGCAGCTTTTGAACCGATTCGCTATTTGATTCCAGAGGAAATGGAAAGGGGCTCTCTCGTAGGAAATATTGCCAAGGATCTGGGAATGAATGTGGCGGATTTGATGGGTCGTGGAGCTCGTCTTATTCACAATGGTAAGACGCAGTACTTTGCTTTGGATTTAAAAACCGGGAATGTTAATATTAACGATAAAATTGATAGAGAAGACATTTGTGGGCAGGTTACTGAGTGTTTCATAACCACAGAGCTTCTTTTTGAGGATACAATGAAGATGGTTTTGTTTGAAGTTCAAATTCAAGACATAAATGACAATTCGCCCTCCTTTCCCAGTAAGGAAATCATATTGGAAATAAGCGAGACTGCAGCACTAGGAACGCGTTTTCCGCTGAAGGATGCGCACGATCCAGACGTAGGTACTAATTCTCTTCAGAGCTATCAACTTggtaaaaacaaacatttttcatTGGATACTAAAACTGGGGTTAACGGTGTTACGTCTATTGAGTTGACTCTCGATAAAGTTCTGGACCGAGAAGAACAGGATGTTCACCATTTAATTCTCACGGCGACTGATGGCGGGGATCCGGTCAGATCAGGAACTGCGCAGATCACCATCCATGTTCTGGATGCAAATGACAATGCTCCACTTTTTACCCAATCTGTATATAAAGTGACTGTAAGAGAAAATGTGCCCGAAGATACCGCGGTGGTTGTGATAAATGCTACTGATATGGACAAAGGAATACACTCAGAGGTAACTTATTTATTTTGGAAAATTTCGGATAAAGCTAACAGAATATTCCGACTGAACTCAAAGAGTGGAGAAATATCGGTGGTGGGAAGTTTGGACTTTGAGGAATCGCAATTTTATGAAATGGAAGTTCAAGCAAAAGATGGTGGTGGGCTCAGTTCTAGGTCCAAAGTTCTACTACAGGTCACGGACGTGAATGATAACCCCCCCGAAATTACAGTAACCTCTCTTTCCAGCTCCGTTTCAGAAGATAGTCCCGTTGGTACAATTGCTCTTTTCAATGTAAATGACAGAGATTCAGGCGCGAACGGTGAGGTATCTTGTTCAATCCCGAAGAACCTTCTGTTCCAATTGAAGAAGCCTTTCAGCAATTATTACAGTTTAATTACCAGTAGAGAGTTAGATAGGGAAGAGACCTCGGAGTACAGCATAACTCTCAAAGTAACAGACAAAGGCGCCATTTCTCTCTCTGCAACGCGAAGTATTCAACTGTTGATTTCAGATGTAAATGATAATCCTCCCGTCTTTGTTCAAACTTCCTATAACTTATACGTAGCCGAAAATAATCCACCAGGACTTTCGCTCTATTCTGTCTTAGCTAGAGATCCAGACCATGATCAAAATGCAAAAATAATTTATACTATTGAAGAGGATCACATACATGAATTACCAGTGTCCCAGTATATTTCCATTAACTCAGACGACGGCGTCCTCTATGCTTTACGCTCTTTTGACTATGAACAGTTCAGAGGGTTTCAGATCCAAGTGAAGGCTAAAGATGGAGGTTCTCCATCCCTCAGTAGTAATACCACTGTTAATATATTTATACTGGATCAAAATGATAATAAGCCTCTGGTTTTATATCCTTCGTTTCCCATGGATGATTCCACTGGAATAGAGCTGGCACCTCGATCCTCCCAGCCTGGTTATTTGGTAACTAAGGTGGTAGCGGTTGATGCTGACTCTGGACAGAATGCCTGGCTCTCGTATGAATTGCTGAGAGCTACAGAGTCAGGTCTCTTCACTGTGGGACTTCACAATGGAGAAATCAGAACGACTCGTTTCTTTCTGGATAAAGATATTCTCAAGCAAACATTGATCGTTTCAGTGAAAGACAATGGCCAACCACCACTCTCTGCTACAGCTACACTTACCGTGGTGGTGACAGACAATATTTCTGAAACTCTCTCGGATCTAAAAAGCCTGACAGTTCCTACGGAAGTGGAATCCAATCTCACACTCTATTTGGTTATTGCCATTGCCTCTATATCCTGTTTGTTTTTCACCTTTATAATAATTCTGCTGGCTCTAAAACTCCGCAGATGGAGAAATTCCAAGATGATTCAGTCTTCCAGTGTTAACTTCGCTGCTGTCCCTTCCTCTCACTATGTAGATGTAGATGGAGTCAGAGGTTTTCTTCAGAATTACTCTCGGGACTTGTACATGACCACTGACTCTAGGAAGAGCCAGTTCGAATTTCACCTGGGGAGTTCTTCATATATTTTGGATGATAAACAGACTTATGAGAAAAAAGACTTCACTGCAGATGGAAGTGCAATAAATCAGTTTGGAGATGGTCAGATAGTTCAG TATGTTGATTATAGAAATGTTGCAGACAATTATCTTAACAGAGTTATTGCTCTACTGAACATGTCAAGAAATATGCAATTACTTGTTAGAAGCAATGGAGATGGTCtggcttttttcttttactttcactGGTATGTAGAATGCAAAATGACAAAAAATGCttaa